A single window of Vigna unguiculata cultivar IT97K-499-35 chromosome 1, ASM411807v1, whole genome shotgun sequence DNA harbors:
- the LOC114185680 gene encoding probable LRR receptor-like serine/threonine-protein kinase At5g10290 isoform X1 has product MDLAFVLLLLTSVCSSALAGLDSQEDALYALKLSLNASPSQLTNWNKNLVDPCTWSNVECDQNNNVIRVSLEFMGFTGSLTPRIASLKSLETLSLQGNNITGDIPKEFGNLTSLVRLDLENNKLTGEIPYSLGSLRKLQFLTLSQNNLNGTIPESLASLPSLINVLLDSNDLSGKIPERLFSIPTYNFTGNNLNCGVSYHHLCSSDNAVQGSSHKTKVGLIVGIVAGLVVILFLGCLLFFWYKGCKREIFVDVPGEVDRRITFGQIKRFSWKELQIATDNFSEKNILGQGGFGKVYKGVLADGTKVAVKRLTDYESPAGDAAFQREVELISVAVHRNLLRLIGFCTTPTERLLVYPFMQNLSVAYRLRELRPGEPVLDWPTRKRVALGTARGLEYLHEQCNPRIIHRDVKAANILLDGDFEAVVGDFGLAKLVDVRNTTVTTQVRGTMGHIAPEYLSTGKSSERTDIFGYGIMLLELVTGQRAIDFSRLEEEDDVLLLDHVKKLQREKRLDVIVDSNLKKNYVIGEVEMIVQIALLCTQASPEDRPAMSEVVRMLEGEGLAQRWEEWQHVEVATRQDYERLQRRMKWGEDSMNNQDAIELSGGR; this is encoded by the exons ATGGATTTGGCATTTGTTCTTTTGCTATTGACTAGTGTGTGCTCTTCTGCGTTGGCTGGGCTTGATTCACAAG AAGATGCGCTGTATGCGTTGAAGTTATCATTGAATGCTTCTCCCAGCCAGCTTACAAACTGGAATAAAAATCTAGTTGACCCTTGTACTTGGTCAAATGTTGAATGTGACCAGAATAACAACGTTATTCGAGT TTCACTAGAATTTATGGGATTCACAGGATCGTTGACACCAAGAATAGCATCCCTGAAAAGTCTCGAAACTCT TTCTTTGCAAGGTAATAACATCACTGGTGACATTCCAAAAGAATTTGGAAATCTTACAAGCTTGGTCAGATTAGATTTGGAAAACAACAAATTAACTGGTGAAATACCATATTCACTTGGTAGTCTTAGAAAGCTTCAATTCTT GACATTGAGTCAAAACAATCTTAATGGAACTATTCCAGAATCACTTGCCAGTCTCCCAAGCTTGATCAATGt TTTGCTAGATTCAAATGATCTTAGTGGGAAGATTCCGGAGCGGTTGTTCAGCATTCCTACATACAA TTTCACTGGAAATAATTTGAATTGTGGAGTGAGTTATCATCATCTTTGCTCATCTGATAATGCAGTTCAAG GTTCGTCTCATAAAACAAAAGTAGGCCTCATAGTTGGAATAGTTGCAGGTTTAGTTGTTATTCTTTTTCTTGGTTGTCTGCTGTTCTTCTGGTACAAGGGGTGCAAGCGTGAAATTTTTGTAGATGTTCCAG GTGAGGTCGATCGCCGAATTACATTTGgtcaaataaaaagattttcctGGAAAGAACTACAGATAGCTACAGACAACTTCAgcgagaaaaatatattaggacAAGGAGGCTTTGGAAAGGTTTATAAAGGTGTTCTAGCAGATGGTACAAAAGTTGCTGTCAAAAGGTTAACTGATTATGAAAGTCCTGCGGGTGACGCTGCCTTCCAGCGTGAAGTGGAGTTGATAAGTGTAGCTGTCCATAGGAACCTGTTACGGCTCATTGGTTTTTGTACTACTCCAACAGAACGTCTCTTAGTTTATCCCTTCATGCAAAACTTAAGTGTTGCCTATCGTCTACGAG AACTCAGACCTGGGGAACCCGTTTTGGATTGGCCTACTAGAAAACGAGTGGCTCTAGGAACAGCTCGTGGCCTAGAATATCTTCACGAGCAGTGTAATCCTAGGATTATTCATAGGGATGTGAAGGCAGCTAATATATTACTAGATGGAGATTTTGAAGCAGTTGTTGGTGACTTTGGTTTGGCAAAATTAGTTGATGTTCGAAATACTACTGTGACAACTCAAGTTCGAGGGACAATGGGTCATATAGCTCCAGAATACTTGTCCACAGGAAAATCTTCAGAAAGGACTGATATTTTTGGTTATGGGATTATGCTTTTGGAACTTGTTACAGGTCAACGTGCTATTGACTTTTCACGTTTGGAAGAGGAGGATGACGTGTTATTGCTTGACCAT GTTAAGAAACTGCAACGGGAGAAAAGGCTAGATGTTATTGTGGACAGCAACCTGAAGAAAAATTACGTAATAGGAGAGGTTGAAATGATTGTACAAATTGCATTGCTCTGCACACAAGCGTCGCCGGAGGATCGACCGGCGATGTCAGAAGTTGTAAGAATGTTAGAGGGAGAAGGGCTTGCCCAAAGATGGGAAGAATGGCAGCATGTGGAGGTTGCTACGAGGCAAGATTACGAGAGACTACAGAGAAGAATGAAGTGGGGAGAAGATTCAATGAATAACCAAGATGCCATTGAGTTGTCAGGAGGAAGATGA
- the LOC114185454 gene encoding chaperone protein dnaJ A6, chloroplastic-like, producing the protein MAISTFASTSATQWGIRPQIFAGSTGMGKIASFKNNVSSKLSFMSAPNSSFFSRDSSRALFDKVSLQNLHGRRGSRLIVRADADYYSILGVSKNSSKSEIKSAYRKLARSYHPDVNKEPDAEKKFKEISNAYEVLSDDEKRSIYDTYGEAGLKGSGMGMGDFSNPFDLFETLFEGMGGMGGSRSSWNGAVEGEDEYYSLVLNFKEAVFGVEKEIEIRRLENCGTCNGSGAKPGTKSSKCSTCGGQGRVVQSTRTPLGIFQQSMTCSSCNGAGEISTPCNTCSGEGRVRKTKRISIKVPAGVDSGSRLRVRNEGNAGRRGGPSGDLFVVLEVIPDPVLKRDDTNILYTCKISYIDAILGTTVKVPTVDGMVDLKIPAGTQPSSTLVMSKKGVPLLNKKNMRGDQLVRVQVEIPKKLSKDERKLVEDLADLSKGKTAATSGRR; encoded by the exons ATGGCAATTTCTACTTTTGCTAGTACATCAGCTACTCAATGGGGAATTCGACCTCAGATTTTTGCGGGATCGACTGGGATGGGGAAGATTGCATCATTCAAGAACAA TGTCTCAAGCAAGCTAAGCTTCATGTCTGCCCCAAATTCAAGCTTCTTTTCCCGAGATTCCTCGCGTGCACTTTTTGACAAAGTTTCTTTGCAAAATTTACATGGTCGCCGGGGATCAAGGTTGATAGTTAGAGCTGATGCT GATTACTATTCTATCCTTGGGGTCTCAAAAAATTCTAGTAAATCTGAAATTAAGAGTG CATATCGGAAGCTTGCCCGGAGTTATCATCCTGATGTGAACAA AGAACCTGATGCAGAAAAGAAGTTTAAAGAAATTAGTAATGCATACGAG GTCTTGTCAGATGATGAGAAAAGATCCATATATGATACATATGGAGAGGCTGGTCTTAAAGGTTCAGGAATGGGCATGGGG GATTTCAGCAATCCTTTTGACCTGTTTGAGACACTGTTTGAGGGCATGGGTGGCATGGGGGGCAGCAGAAGTTCTTGGAATGGAGCAGTTGAAGGTGAAGATGAGTATTACAGTCTTGTTTTGAACTTCAAAGAAGCTGTTTTTGGGGTGGAAAAGGAGATTGAGATTCGGCGATTAGAGAACTGTGGAACTTGCAATGGTTCAGGGGCTAAACCAGGGACTAAATCATCTAAATGTAGCACTTGTGGTGGTCAGGGTCGGGTTGTTCAATCGACGAGGACTCCATTAGGCATCTTTCAGCAGTCTATGACTTGCTCTTCTTGCAATGGAGCTGGTGAAATTTCAACACCTTGCAATACATGTTCTGGGGAAGGTCGAGTGAGGAAGACAAAGCGGATAAGTATCAAGGTTCCTGCTGGTGTGGATTCTGGAAGCCGGTTAAGGGTCCGAAATGAAGGTAATGCTGGAAGGCGTGGGGGTCCTTCTGGTGACCTCTTTGTTGTTCTTGAAGTTATCCCAGATCCAGTGCTTAAACGGGATGACACAAACATTTTATACACATGTAAAATATCTTACATTGATGCAATCTTGGGGACTACTGTTAAGGTTCCTACTGTAGATGGCATGGTGGATTTAAAAATCCCAGCTGGGACTCAACCAAGCTCAACACTTGTTATGAGTAAGAAAGGTGTTCCCCTGCTGAACAAGAAGAATATGAGGGGTGATCAATTGGTTAGGGTGCAAGTTGAAATCCCCAAAAAACTGAGCAAAGACGAGAGAAAACTTGTTGAGGATCTTGCTGATTTAAGCAAGGGCAAGACTGCTGCCACCAGTGGTAGGAGATAA
- the LOC114185680 gene encoding probable LRR receptor-like serine/threonine-protein kinase At5g10290 isoform X2, which translates to MGFTGSLTPRIASLKSLETLSLQGNNITGDIPKEFGNLTSLVRLDLENNKLTGEIPYSLGSLRKLQFLTLSQNNLNGTIPESLASLPSLINVLLDSNDLSGKIPERLFSIPTYNFTGNNLNCGVSYHHLCSSDNAVQGSSHKTKVGLIVGIVAGLVVILFLGCLLFFWYKGCKREIFVDVPGEVDRRITFGQIKRFSWKELQIATDNFSEKNILGQGGFGKVYKGVLADGTKVAVKRLTDYESPAGDAAFQREVELISVAVHRNLLRLIGFCTTPTERLLVYPFMQNLSVAYRLRELRPGEPVLDWPTRKRVALGTARGLEYLHEQCNPRIIHRDVKAANILLDGDFEAVVGDFGLAKLVDVRNTTVTTQVRGTMGHIAPEYLSTGKSSERTDIFGYGIMLLELVTGQRAIDFSRLEEEDDVLLLDHVKKLQREKRLDVIVDSNLKKNYVIGEVEMIVQIALLCTQASPEDRPAMSEVVRMLEGEGLAQRWEEWQHVEVATRQDYERLQRRMKWGEDSMNNQDAIELSGGR; encoded by the exons ATGGGATTCACAGGATCGTTGACACCAAGAATAGCATCCCTGAAAAGTCTCGAAACTCT TTCTTTGCAAGGTAATAACATCACTGGTGACATTCCAAAAGAATTTGGAAATCTTACAAGCTTGGTCAGATTAGATTTGGAAAACAACAAATTAACTGGTGAAATACCATATTCACTTGGTAGTCTTAGAAAGCTTCAATTCTT GACATTGAGTCAAAACAATCTTAATGGAACTATTCCAGAATCACTTGCCAGTCTCCCAAGCTTGATCAATGt TTTGCTAGATTCAAATGATCTTAGTGGGAAGATTCCGGAGCGGTTGTTCAGCATTCCTACATACAA TTTCACTGGAAATAATTTGAATTGTGGAGTGAGTTATCATCATCTTTGCTCATCTGATAATGCAGTTCAAG GTTCGTCTCATAAAACAAAAGTAGGCCTCATAGTTGGAATAGTTGCAGGTTTAGTTGTTATTCTTTTTCTTGGTTGTCTGCTGTTCTTCTGGTACAAGGGGTGCAAGCGTGAAATTTTTGTAGATGTTCCAG GTGAGGTCGATCGCCGAATTACATTTGgtcaaataaaaagattttcctGGAAAGAACTACAGATAGCTACAGACAACTTCAgcgagaaaaatatattaggacAAGGAGGCTTTGGAAAGGTTTATAAAGGTGTTCTAGCAGATGGTACAAAAGTTGCTGTCAAAAGGTTAACTGATTATGAAAGTCCTGCGGGTGACGCTGCCTTCCAGCGTGAAGTGGAGTTGATAAGTGTAGCTGTCCATAGGAACCTGTTACGGCTCATTGGTTTTTGTACTACTCCAACAGAACGTCTCTTAGTTTATCCCTTCATGCAAAACTTAAGTGTTGCCTATCGTCTACGAG AACTCAGACCTGGGGAACCCGTTTTGGATTGGCCTACTAGAAAACGAGTGGCTCTAGGAACAGCTCGTGGCCTAGAATATCTTCACGAGCAGTGTAATCCTAGGATTATTCATAGGGATGTGAAGGCAGCTAATATATTACTAGATGGAGATTTTGAAGCAGTTGTTGGTGACTTTGGTTTGGCAAAATTAGTTGATGTTCGAAATACTACTGTGACAACTCAAGTTCGAGGGACAATGGGTCATATAGCTCCAGAATACTTGTCCACAGGAAAATCTTCAGAAAGGACTGATATTTTTGGTTATGGGATTATGCTTTTGGAACTTGTTACAGGTCAACGTGCTATTGACTTTTCACGTTTGGAAGAGGAGGATGACGTGTTATTGCTTGACCAT GTTAAGAAACTGCAACGGGAGAAAAGGCTAGATGTTATTGTGGACAGCAACCTGAAGAAAAATTACGTAATAGGAGAGGTTGAAATGATTGTACAAATTGCATTGCTCTGCACACAAGCGTCGCCGGAGGATCGACCGGCGATGTCAGAAGTTGTAAGAATGTTAGAGGGAGAAGGGCTTGCCCAAAGATGGGAAGAATGGCAGCATGTGGAGGTTGCTACGAGGCAAGATTACGAGAGACTACAGAGAAGAATGAAGTGGGGAGAAGATTCAATGAATAACCAAGATGCCATTGAGTTGTCAGGAGGAAGATGA